In Sulfitobacter sp. W027, a single window of DNA contains:
- the cbiB gene encoding adenosylcobinamide-phosphate synthase CbiB — protein sequence MSTPAILALAMLLDAAMGEPEWLWRRLPHPAVLMGRLIGWGDQRLNHGQARRAKGVVLLLALMIGAAVLGWLLSFFGPLAEVITAAILLAQRSLVEHLRAVADGLRQSLPAGRRAVAMIVSRDIAEMTEDAVARSAIESGAENLSDGIIAPALWFLLAGLPGLLVYKIVNTADSMIGYRTPRHADFGWAAARMDDLLNLAPARLTALLIALPGGVLHHWRDIRADAALHRSPNAGWPEAAMARATGVALAGPRAYDGQLQQFAWVHGAGARVIGPRAIDAAITRLWQAWLVMWAIALVLACL from the coding sequence ATGAGCACCCCGGCGATCCTCGCGCTGGCCATGTTGCTGGACGCGGCTATGGGGGAGCCGGAATGGCTCTGGCGGCGCTTGCCGCATCCGGCGGTGCTGATGGGGCGGTTGATCGGCTGGGGGGATCAGCGGTTGAACCACGGCCAAGCGCGACGTGCCAAGGGCGTGGTGCTGCTGTTAGCTCTGATGATCGGCGCTGCCGTTCTAGGCTGGCTACTGAGCTTCTTCGGCCCGCTTGCCGAGGTCATCACCGCCGCAATCCTACTTGCGCAACGCTCCCTCGTCGAACACCTCCGCGCCGTGGCTGATGGGCTGCGCCAGTCATTGCCCGCAGGCCGCCGCGCCGTTGCGATGATCGTCAGCCGCGACATTGCAGAGATGACCGAAGATGCCGTGGCCCGCTCTGCCATCGAAAGCGGCGCGGAAAACCTCAGCGACGGCATCATCGCGCCTGCCCTTTGGTTCCTGCTAGCCGGTCTGCCAGGGCTGTTGGTCTATAAAATCGTCAACACCGCCGACAGTATGATCGGCTACCGCACCCCGCGCCATGCCGATTTCGGCTGGGCTGCGGCGCGGATGGATGACCTGCTAAACCTTGCCCCCGCCCGGCTGACAGCGCTGCTTATCGCCCTGCCCGGCGGGGTCTTGCACCACTGGCGCGACATCCGCGCAGATGCGGCGCTGCACCGCTCACCCAATGCCGGTTGGCCAGAAGCCGCCATGGCGCGGGCCACGGGTGTGGCACTTGCAGGCCCGCGCGCCTATGATGGGCAATTGCAGCAGTTCGCTTGGGTTCACGGCGCGGGGGCGCGCGTCATCGGACCTCGGGCTATCGATGCGGCCATCACCCGCCTCTGGCAGGCATGGTTGGTGATGTGGGCAATCGCCCTAGTTCTGGCCTGTCTGTGA
- a CDS encoding lytic murein transglycosylase — protein sequence MRPIFLAAALAAFTLPATAYAETACGGDFSGFIADAKAEAVANGADPATADRFFAGLRQDPAVLRADQAQGVFQKPFIEFSRHLISNDRINRGRANGEKYDAIFDRVESEYGVSRGVLLAFWAFETDYGAIQGDFNTANALATLAHDCRRPELFRPQLFAALELFERGAFDPASTTGAWAGEIGMVQMLPRDIIENGVDGDGDGEVSLKTSAPDALLSGAKMLQSLGWRAGEPWLTEVSLPQDFDWSQSGLETTKPVSEWQAMGVSPRNGPLAEGLTASVLLPQGRGGPAFIAYPNFRVYFEWNQSFTYVMTAAYFATRLEGAQVFDAGNPQPGLSGDAMKTLQRKLQSMGYDVGDVDGILGSGTRAAVRSEQARLGLPIDGWPTPDLLNQL from the coding sequence ATGCGCCCCATCTTTCTAGCCGCCGCCCTTGCGGCGTTCACCCTTCCCGCCACCGCCTATGCTGAAACAGCCTGTGGCGGTGATTTCTCTGGATTCATCGCCGATGCCAAGGCCGAGGCCGTGGCCAATGGTGCCGACCCTGCCACCGCCGATCGGTTTTTTGCAGGTCTGCGCCAAGACCCCGCCGTGCTGCGCGCCGATCAGGCGCAGGGCGTATTCCAAAAACCCTTCATCGAATTTTCGCGGCATCTGATCTCCAACGACCGGATCAACCGGGGCCGCGCCAATGGTGAGAAATACGACGCGATCTTTGACCGGGTTGAATCCGAATATGGCGTCAGCCGTGGCGTGCTCTTGGCCTTCTGGGCGTTCGAGACGGACTACGGCGCGATCCAAGGGGATTTCAACACCGCCAATGCGCTGGCCACGCTGGCCCATGACTGCCGCCGCCCCGAACTGTTCCGCCCGCAGCTTTTTGCGGCGCTCGAACTCTTTGAGCGCGGTGCCTTCGACCCGGCCAGCACCACCGGCGCCTGGGCGGGCGAGATCGGCATGGTGCAAATGCTACCCCGCGACATCATCGAAAACGGCGTGGATGGCGACGGAGATGGCGAAGTCTCCCTGAAAACCTCAGCCCCCGATGCGTTGCTGTCGGGTGCCAAAATGCTGCAAAGCCTCGGCTGGCGCGCGGGGGAGCCTTGGCTGACCGAAGTCTCTCTCCCCCAAGACTTCGACTGGTCGCAAAGCGGGCTGGAGACCACCAAACCCGTCAGCGAATGGCAAGCGATGGGCGTCTCGCCCCGCAACGGGCCGTTGGCCGAAGGGCTGACCGCCTCGGTCCTGTTGCCACAAGGGCGCGGCGGGCCGGCCTTTATTGCCTACCCGAATTTCCGGGTCTATTTCGAATGGAACCAAAGCTTTACCTACGTCATGACCGCCGCCTATTTCGCCACGCGGCTGGAAGGCGCACAGGTTTTCGACGCAGGCAATCCGCAACCGGGGCTTAGCGGCGACGCGATGAAAACGCTTCAGCGCAAGCTGCAATCCATGGGCTATGATGTGGGTGATGTAGATGGCATCCTCGGCTCCGGCACCCGCGCCGCCGTACGCTCGGAACAGGCCCGTCTCGGCCTCCCCATCGATGGCTGGCCCACACCTGACCTGCTGAACCAACTGTAA
- a CDS encoding rhodanese-like domain-containing protein, with protein MALKKTAAEMVAEARARIEEIDSAEAIAMLDDENVQFVDLRDPRERERTGFIPGAFHCPRGMLEFWVDPDSPYFKEVFAQDKKFIFHCASGWRSAISVATLQDMGFDAAHLKDGFGGWEKAGGPIEKS; from the coding sequence ATGGCCCTCAAGAAAACCGCCGCCGAAATGGTCGCCGAGGCCCGTGCCCGGATCGAAGAGATCGACAGCGCTGAGGCCATCGCCATGCTCGACGACGAGAATGTGCAATTCGTCGACCTGCGTGATCCCCGCGAACGCGAGCGTACCGGGTTCATCCCCGGTGCGTTCCACTGCCCGCGCGGGATGTTGGAGTTTTGGGTCGACCCCGATAGCCCCTATTTCAAAGAGGTCTTTGCCCAAGACAAGAAGTTCATCTTTCACTGCGCCTCTGGCTGGCGCTCGGCCATCTCGGTCGCGACATTGCAAGACATGGGCTTTGACGCGGCGCATCTGAAGGACGGTTTCGGCGGCTGGGAAAAAGCAGGCGGCCCTATCGAGAAGTCCTGA
- a CDS encoding RidA family protein, with the protein MTEIKRHHTNTRMSQIVEHGDVIYLAGQVGTAGADVAQQTQVCLDKVDALLAEVGSDKTRILQSTIWLADMADFAAMNAVWDAWVPEGNAPARACGESKLATPEYLVEVLVIAAKA; encoded by the coding sequence ATGACCGAGATCAAACGCCACCACACCAACACCCGCATGAGCCAAATCGTCGAACATGGCGATGTGATCTACCTTGCCGGTCAGGTCGGCACGGCGGGTGCCGATGTAGCCCAGCAGACCCAAGTTTGCCTTGATAAGGTCGACGCCCTGCTGGCCGAGGTCGGCAGCGACAAGACCCGCATTCTGCAATCGACCATCTGGCTGGCCGACATGGCAGACTTCGCGGCCATGAACGCCGTCTGGGACGCCTGGGTGCCCGAGGGCAACGCCCCCGCCCGCGCCTGCGGCGAATCCAAGCTCGCCACGCCAGAGTATCTGGTTGAAGTGCTGGTGATCGCGGCCAAGGCCTGA
- the mnmH gene encoding tRNA 2-selenouridine(34) synthase MnmH has product MTPCTLTVLSDLATLNVDTIIDVRAPAEFAEDHLPGAINLPVLSDAERAEVGTIYKQVSPFDARKIGGALVAQNTARHLQTALAGKDGGWQPLVYCWRGGQRSGAFSTILDQVGWRVQLLRGGYRSYRRLVVAALYDAPLPHRLMLIEGGTGTAKTRLLHHLAQTGAQVLDLEGLAQHRGSLFGAVDGGQPHQKMFETRLAQALAPLDPARVTWVEAESSKIGDITLPPALWAAMLAAPRVEIAAPLAARADFLCWAYDDLTTDPALLEDRIDKLRPYHSAETITQWQTQAHAGDWATLAEGLIGQHYDPRYAKAASRNPEPVERLLLDDLNETTLAETATALNARFTSGA; this is encoded by the coding sequence ATGACCCCCTGCACCCTCACCGTCCTGTCGGACCTCGCCACGCTCAACGTCGACACAATCATCGACGTGCGCGCCCCTGCGGAGTTTGCCGAGGATCACCTGCCCGGCGCGATCAACCTGCCCGTGCTGTCGGATGCAGAGCGGGCCGAGGTCGGCACCATCTACAAACAAGTCAGCCCCTTTGACGCCCGCAAGATCGGCGGCGCGCTGGTGGCGCAGAACACGGCGCGGCATTTGCAGACGGCACTTGCGGGTAAAGACGGTGGCTGGCAACCGCTGGTTTATTGCTGGCGCGGCGGGCAGCGGTCGGGTGCGTTTTCGACAATTCTCGATCAGGTCGGCTGGCGTGTGCAACTCCTGCGCGGCGGCTATCGCAGCTACCGCCGTCTGGTGGTCGCAGCGCTTTACGACGCGCCCCTGCCACACCGTTTGATGCTGATAGAAGGCGGCACCGGCACTGCCAAGACGCGGCTGCTGCACCATCTGGCTCAGACAGGCGCGCAGGTGCTGGACCTTGAAGGGCTGGCGCAGCATCGCGGTTCCCTGTTTGGCGCGGTGGATGGCGGCCAGCCGCATCAGAAGATGTTTGAGACGCGTTTGGCTCAAGCGCTAGCCCCGCTTGATCCGGCACGGGTAACTTGGGTCGAGGCGGAAAGCAGCAAGATCGGTGACATTACCCTGCCTCCCGCGCTCTGGGCTGCGATGCTCGCCGCACCTCGGGTCGAGATCGCCGCACCCTTGGCCGCGCGGGCGGACTTCCTCTGTTGGGCCTATGATGACCTGACGACGGACCCTGCCTTGCTTGAAGATCGTATCGACAAGCTGCGCCCCTATCACAGCGCAGAGACCATCACCCAATGGCAGACCCAAGCCCACGCGGGCGATTGGGCCACCCTTGCCGAAGGTCTGATTGGTCAACATTACGACCCGCGCTATGCCAAAGCCGCCAGCCGCAACCCCGAGCCGGTAGAGCGGCTGCTGCTGGATGACCTCAACGAAACCACCTTGGCCGAGACCGCCACCGCGCTGAACGCCCGGTTTACGTCAGGCGCATAG
- the selD gene encoding selenide, water dikinase SelD, which produces MQSDLPLTRDLVLVGGGHAHALVLRKWGMDPLPGARLTVINPGPTAPYTGMLPGHIAGHYGRDELEIDLIRLCRHAGARLILGAATGIDRAAREITVGGHGAVAYDMASIDIGITAKMDLPGFADHAIGAKPLDVYAARWREFLAAVKTGEQPPEVAVIGGGVAGCELAMAMAFALRQAGVQPAVRVVEHGPQLSGMAPRTEAMVRRRMVDLGVGLTLNAKVAQITDRAVILDGAASIPAALCVGAAGAVPHGWLAQTDLPLHQGFIRVGADLGVVDDDALFAVGDCAHMEATPRPKAGVFAVRAAPVLHDNLRAALSGGARRAFKPQRHYLKLISLGGKAAVAERNGLALGGALLWQWKDRIDRKFMDQLDDLPEMIGPALTGPAASGVEEALAGKPLCGGCGAKVGGAVLGDLLAKVQGPISGDVVTGAGDDAAVLRQPGGGFQVMSTDHLRGFVEDPALMTRIAAVHALGDVWAMGAKPQVALSSIIMPRMSPALQARTLREIAAAAQDVMAAAGAQIVGGHTTMGAELTIGFMVTGTREDMPIGVGGAQPGDVLLLTRPIGSGIILAGHMAGCAPGRVVADALGAMATPQGREAEILANAHAMTDVTGFGLAGHLQAICRASGLAAELWGEAVPLYPGAQALSDRGVASSLLPVNQADAPIEAAGPVNPLFHDPQTAGGLLAALPEAAAEAAQARLEAAGLTGHIVGRLEVGAPSMRLT; this is translated from the coding sequence GTGCAAAGCGATCTGCCCCTGACGCGGGATCTGGTGCTGGTGGGCGGTGGCCATGCCCATGCCCTCGTGCTGCGCAAATGGGGGATGGACCCGCTGCCCGGTGCGCGGCTGACGGTGATCAACCCCGGCCCCACCGCGCCCTATACCGGCATGCTGCCCGGGCATATAGCCGGGCACTACGGGCGGGATGAGTTGGAGATTGACCTGATCCGCCTGTGCCGCCACGCGGGGGCGCGGCTGATCCTTGGGGCGGCGACTGGCATCGACCGGGCGGCGCGCGAGATCACGGTCGGAGGGCATGGGGCCGTGGCCTATGACATGGCCTCGATCGACATAGGCATCACGGCCAAGATGGATCTGCCGGGGTTTGCTGACCACGCTATCGGGGCCAAACCACTTGATGTCTATGCCGCGCGCTGGCGTGAGTTTCTGGCAGCGGTCAAGACGGGCGAACAGCCGCCCGAGGTGGCGGTGATTGGTGGCGGTGTGGCGGGCTGTGAGCTTGCCATGGCGATGGCTTTTGCGCTGCGCCAAGCGGGTGTGCAGCCTGCCGTGAGGGTGGTGGAACACGGGCCACAGCTTTCCGGCATGGCCCCTCGGACCGAGGCGATGGTTCGACGCCGCATGGTGGACTTGGGGGTGGGTCTCACGCTGAATGCCAAAGTGGCGCAGATCACCGATAGGGCGGTCATCTTGGACGGGGCCGCGTCGATCCCGGCTGCGCTTTGTGTGGGGGCCGCAGGGGCGGTGCCGCATGGCTGGCTCGCGCAGACTGATCTGCCGCTTCATCAGGGGTTCATCCGTGTTGGGGCAGACTTGGGTGTCGTGGATGATGATGCACTCTTCGCCGTGGGCGACTGCGCGCATATGGAGGCCACGCCGCGCCCCAAGGCCGGGGTTTTTGCCGTGCGGGCAGCGCCGGTGCTGCATGATAACCTGCGCGCTGCGCTGAGTGGTGGTGCGCGGCGGGCGTTCAAACCGCAGCGGCACTATCTCAAGCTGATCTCACTCGGCGGGAAAGCCGCGGTGGCGGAGCGGAACGGGCTGGCCCTTGGCGGCGCGTTGCTTTGGCAGTGGAAGGACCGCATTGATCGCAAGTTCATGGATCAGCTTGACGACTTGCCTGAGATGATAGGCCCCGCGCTGACTGGTCCGGCGGCCTCGGGCGTAGAGGAAGCGCTGGCAGGCAAGCCGCTTTGTGGTGGATGCGGCGCAAAGGTGGGCGGCGCGGTGCTGGGAGACCTTTTGGCAAAGGTACAGGGGCCAATCTCCGGCGATGTGGTCACTGGGGCGGGCGATGATGCGGCGGTGCTGCGCCAACCTGGCGGCGGCTTTCAGGTGATGAGCACGGATCACCTGCGCGGCTTTGTCGAAGACCCGGCACTGATGACGCGGATCGCAGCGGTCCACGCCTTGGGCGATGTTTGGGCGATGGGAGCCAAACCGCAGGTGGCGCTGAGCTCGATCATCATGCCGCGCATGTCACCCGCATTGCAGGCCCGCACGTTGCGTGAGATCGCGGCGGCCGCGCAGGATGTGATGGCGGCGGCAGGGGCGCAGATTGTGGGTGGCCACACGACCATGGGCGCGGAACTGACCATCGGGTTTATGGTCACAGGCACGCGAGAGGATATGCCAATCGGTGTCGGCGGCGCGCAGCCGGGGGACGTGCTTTTGCTTACCCGGCCCATCGGATCGGGCATTATCCTTGCAGGTCATATGGCGGGCTGCGCACCAGGGCGGGTGGTGGCCGACGCACTTGGCGCGATGGCTACGCCGCAGGGGCGGGAGGCAGAGATTTTGGCAAACGCTCATGCGATGACAGATGTGACAGGCTTTGGCCTTGCCGGGCATCTGCAGGCGATCTGCCGGGCGTCCGGGCTGGCAGCCGAGCTTTGGGGCGAAGCGGTCCCGCTCTATCCCGGTGCGCAGGCGCTGTCGGATCGGGGGGTGGCATCGTCGCTTTTACCGGTCAATCAGGCGGATGCTCCGATAGAGGCCGCAGGCCCGGTGAACCCACTTTTTCACGACCCACAGACCGCTGGGGGGCTGCTGGCGGCCTTGCCAGAGGCGGCGGCGGAAGCAGCGCAGGCACGGCTAGAGGCTGCGGGTCTGACAGGCCATATCGTCGGACGGCTGGAGGTCGGTGCCCCCTCTATGCGCCTGACGTAA
- a CDS encoding DEAD/DEAH box helicase, with translation MIQTIADALAQQGYETLTAVQEAVTDPALDDQDLLVSAQTGSGKTVGFGLAIAPTLLGDDTHFGQAGAPLALIIAPTRELAMQVSRELTWLYGKAGAIVTTCVGGMDTRTERRALDRGAHIVVATPGRLCDHIKRNNINLNAIRAVVLDEADEMLDLGFREDLEFILSESPEERRTLLFSATVPAAIAKLAKSYQRDAQRITTVSEAKQHSDIEYRALNVHPRDTENAIINVLRFYEAKNAIVFCNTRAAVARLTTRFTNRGFSVVALSGELTQSERTNALQALRDGRARVCIATDVAARGIDLPNLELVIHADLPSNSDTLLHRSGRTGRAGRKGVSALIVPAKLRSKANRLIGGAKLKVEWAAPPSAAEVNAADEARLLADSAWSDPIPEDAEGFVANLVEQFSAEQLATAFVNLYRARQSAPEELAEPGAPGDDKPRPAFGKSVWFSISTGRNDGAEPRTLLPMLCRRGDLSKDDIGAIRVQGSHSFVEVLETSVPGLLAALGGDMKLEEGAVLTQLDKAPDLARGPKPGGNRGPKPGGGYKGDRPDRGPRPPRDNYDPDAAPAPRKPRAKAADGPGAASFDKPKFDKPKFDKPRAPKGERPPKSHKTERSPMKPGAAPKPKSGGETTAKPKAKAVWKKEKPAGDAPRKAKGKPTSSATTPGGEKSYKRASDPSKRFTPPNKIGKQGGKGGPKSK, from the coding sequence GTGATCCAGACTATTGCCGATGCCCTTGCCCAACAGGGTTATGAAACACTTACCGCCGTGCAGGAGGCCGTCACAGACCCTGCGCTGGACGATCAAGACCTGCTGGTCTCCGCCCAAACCGGGTCGGGCAAGACGGTGGGCTTTGGCCTCGCCATCGCGCCGACGCTTTTGGGTGACGACACCCATTTCGGCCAAGCGGGCGCGCCGCTGGCGCTGATTATTGCCCCCACCCGCGAATTGGCGATGCAGGTCAGCCGCGAGCTGACGTGGCTCTATGGCAAGGCCGGTGCGATCGTTACCACCTGCGTCGGCGGCATGGACACCCGCACCGAGCGCCGTGCGCTTGACCGAGGCGCGCATATCGTCGTCGCCACGCCGGGCCGTCTGTGTGACCACATCAAACGCAACAACATCAACCTCAACGCGATCCGCGCCGTGGTGCTGGACGAAGCGGATGAGATGCTCGACCTTGGTTTTCGCGAAGACCTTGAGTTCATCCTCTCCGAATCCCCCGAAGAGCGCCGCACGCTGCTGTTCTCGGCCACCGTGCCTGCGGCGATTGCCAAACTGGCGAAATCCTACCAGCGCGACGCGCAGCGCATCACCACTGTGAGCGAAGCCAAACAGCACAGCGATATCGAATACCGCGCGCTGAATGTGCACCCGCGTGACACTGAAAACGCGATCATCAACGTCCTACGCTTCTATGAGGCCAAAAACGCCATCGTGTTCTGCAACACCCGCGCCGCCGTGGCGCGTCTGACCACGCGCTTTACCAACCGGGGTTTCTCGGTCGTGGCGCTCTCGGGCGAGCTGACGCAGTCCGAGCGCACCAACGCGCTGCAAGCCCTACGTGACGGACGTGCGCGGGTCTGTATTGCCACCGATGTTGCCGCACGCGGCATCGACCTGCCGAACCTTGAGTTGGTGATCCACGCCGATCTGCCCAGCAACTCCGACACGCTGCTGCACCGTTCGGGCCGCACAGGCCGCGCCGGGCGCAAGGGTGTTTCCGCGCTGATCGTGCCTGCCAAACTGCGCAGCAAGGCTAACCGTCTGATTGGCGGCGCGAAGCTGAAAGTGGAATGGGCGGCACCGCCGTCTGCCGCTGAGGTTAACGCTGCAGACGAAGCCCGTCTGCTGGCCGATTCTGCATGGTCTGACCCGATCCCGGAAGATGCCGAAGGTTTTGTCGCCAATTTGGTTGAGCAATTCTCGGCAGAGCAACTGGCCACTGCCTTCGTCAACCTCTACCGCGCGCGTCAATCCGCGCCAGAAGAACTGGCCGAACCCGGTGCCCCCGGCGATGACAAGCCGCGCCCGGCCTTTGGCAAATCCGTCTGGTTCTCGATCTCGACCGGCCGCAACGACGGGGCCGAGCCGCGCACGCTGCTGCCGATGCTTTGCCGTCGCGGCGATCTGTCCAAAGACGACATCGGCGCGATCCGTGTGCAAGGCAGCCACAGCTTTGTCGAAGTGCTGGAGACCTCAGTTCCCGGCCTGCTTGCTGCGCTCGGCGGTGACATGAAACTCGAAGAAGGCGCGGTGTTGACGCAGCTCGACAAAGCCCCCGATCTGGCCCGTGGTCCGAAACCTGGCGGCAACCGTGGTCCCAAGCCCGGCGGCGGCTACAAAGGCGACCGCCCCGACCGTGGCCCGCGCCCCCCGCGTGACAACTACGATCCCGACGCCGCGCCCGCCCCGCGCAAGCCACGCGCCAAAGCGGCGGATGGTCCCGGTGCCGCGTCTTTCGACAAGCCCAAGTTCGACAAGCCTAAGTTTGACAAACCCCGTGCCCCCAAGGGCGAACGCCCGCCAAAGTCCCACAAGACCGAGCGCAGCCCGATGAAGCCCGGAGCCGCGCCAAAACCCAAGTCTGGGGGCGAAACCACCGCCAAGCCCAAGGCGAAAGCCGTCTGGAAAAAGGAAAAGCCAGCGGGCGACGCGCCGCGCAAAGCCAAGGGCAAGCCGACCTCCTCGGCCACCACGCCCGGCGGCGAAAAGTCCTATAAGCGGGCGTCAGACCCTTCCAAACGCTTCACTCCGCCGAACAAGATCGGCAAACAGGGTGGCAAGGGCGGCCCGAAATCGAAGTAA
- a CDS encoding aspartate aminotransferase family protein: MDGNFNENDISRVVEADRAHIWHHLSQHKPYETTDPRIIVEGKGMRVWDQKGKEHLDAVSGGVWTVNVGYGRESIANAVRDQLIKLNYFAGSAGSIPGSHFAEKLLDKMPGLDRVYYCNSGSEANEKAFKMVRQIAHKRYGGKKHKILYRDRDYHGTTIGCLSAGGQDERNAQYGPFAPGFVRVPHCLEYRSFEQEGAPQENYGPWAADQIEKVILAEGPETVGALCLEPVTAGGGVIVPPDGYWERVQEICRKYDILLHIDEVVCGVGRTGTWFGYQHYGIQPDMVTMAKGVASGYAAIACLVTTDAVFDMFKDDASDPLNYFRDISTFGGCTAGPTAGIENMNIIERENLLENTTNMGNYMLDQLHALADKHAVIGDVRGKGLFLGAELVTDRDSRDPVEEKRIQAVVGDCMAQGVIIGATNRSLPGKNNTLCFSPALIASRDDINEIITAVDSALGRVFASA, encoded by the coding sequence ATGGACGGCAATTTCAACGAGAACGACATCTCCCGCGTTGTCGAAGCCGACCGCGCGCATATCTGGCACCATCTGAGCCAGCACAAACCCTATGAGACCACCGATCCGCGCATCATTGTCGAAGGCAAGGGCATGCGGGTTTGGGACCAAAAGGGCAAAGAACACCTTGATGCCGTGTCGGGCGGTGTCTGGACAGTCAACGTGGGCTACGGCCGCGAAAGCATCGCCAATGCCGTGCGCGACCAGCTGATCAAGCTGAACTATTTCGCCGGCTCCGCAGGGTCGATCCCCGGCTCTCATTTCGCTGAAAAGCTGCTGGACAAGATGCCCGGTCTCGACCGCGTCTACTATTGCAACTCCGGCTCCGAGGCGAATGAGAAAGCCTTCAAAATGGTGCGCCAAATCGCGCACAAGCGCTATGGCGGCAAGAAGCACAAGATCCTCTACCGCGACCGCGACTACCACGGCACCACCATCGGCTGCCTCTCGGCGGGCGGTCAGGATGAGCGCAATGCGCAGTACGGCCCCTTCGCGCCGGGTTTCGTGCGCGTGCCGCACTGTCTGGAATACCGCAGCTTTGAGCAGGAAGGCGCCCCGCAAGAGAACTACGGCCCATGGGCCGCTGACCAGATCGAGAAGGTGATTCTTGCAGAAGGGCCGGAAACCGTCGGCGCGCTCTGCTTGGAGCCGGTGACAGCAGGCGGCGGCGTGATCGTCCCCCCTGACGGCTATTGGGAGCGCGTGCAGGAGATTTGCCGGAAGTATGACATCCTGCTGCATATTGATGAGGTCGTCTGCGGCGTCGGGCGCACGGGCACATGGTTCGGCTATCAGCATTACGGCATCCAGCCTGATATGGTGACGATGGCCAAAGGCGTTGCCTCGGGCTATGCCGCCATTGCCTGTCTGGTCACGACCGATGCGGTCTTCGACATGTTCAAAGACGACGCTAGCGATCCATTGAACTACTTCCGCGATATTTCGACCTTTGGGGGTTGCACTGCGGGACCGACGGCGGGCATCGAAAACATGAACATCATTGAGCGTGAGAACCTGTTGGAGAACACCACCAACATGGGCAACTACATGCTGGATCAGTTGCACGCGCTGGCCGACAAACACGCAGTGATCGGCGATGTGCGCGGCAAGGGGCTGTTTCTCGGGGCGGAGCTGGTCACCGACCGCGACAGCCGCGACCCCGTTGAGGAAAAGCGCATTCAGGCTGTTGTGGGTGACTGCATGGCCCAAGGCGTCATCATTGGTGCGACCAACCGCTCGCTGCCGGGCAAGAACAACACGCTGTGCTTCTCGCCCGCCCTGATCGCCTCGCGTGATGATATCAATGAGATCATCACGGCGGTGGATAGTGCACTGGGCCGGGTTTTCGCTTCGGCGTAA
- a CDS encoding glycine zipper 2TM domain-containing protein has protein sequence MKKFLIAIPLVATLAACNGTTPSQGALTGAALGAATGAAVSGGDDKVQGAIIGGLAGAAAGNYIGQTQSGKCVYQNSNGQRYVAACP, from the coding sequence ATGAAGAAATTCCTTATCGCCATTCCGCTGGTCGCCACTCTTGCCGCTTGTAACGGCACCACGCCCAGCCAAGGCGCCCTGACAGGTGCAGCCCTCGGTGCGGCCACAGGTGCTGCCGTTTCAGGTGGCGACGACAAAGTTCAAGGCGCGATCATTGGCGGTCTCGCCGGTGCAGCGGCTGGCAACTACATCGGCCAGACCCAGTCCGGCAAATGCGTTTACCAGAACTCGAACGGTCAGCGCTACGTCGCAGCTTGCCCATAA
- a CDS encoding sulfite exporter TauE/SafE family protein, producing MTLIDIAILVVAAFSAGVLNTIAGGGTFLTFPALVFVGMPPVTANATSAVAVFPGYLAGAFGFRNELGVFDRKRLARLCLITLAGGLVGSGLLLVSSNEAFSVVVPFLLLAATLAFLLGDRIRAFAAAHARPVTPEGALGLFAVSVYGGYFNGGLGIVLLALFALWGMTDLHGMNGLKNGLSFVLSSISVVVFALAGLVAWPQALLMMLAATAGGYAGAPLARALPKQTVRLLIAAIGFGMSAVFFWRLFAA from the coding sequence ATGACATTAATCGATATTGCGATCTTAGTGGTCGCAGCCTTCAGTGCAGGGGTGTTAAACACCATCGCCGGGGGCGGCACCTTTCTGACCTTCCCCGCATTGGTCTTCGTCGGCATGCCGCCCGTGACTGCCAATGCAACAAGCGCCGTAGCGGTATTTCCCGGCTACCTTGCCGGAGCCTTCGGCTTTCGCAATGAACTGGGCGTTTTTGACCGCAAGCGGCTGGCGCGGCTTTGCCTCATAACACTTGCAGGTGGCCTCGTCGGGTCTGGCCTGCTGCTGGTCTCCTCCAACGAGGCCTTTTCGGTCGTCGTGCCATTCCTTCTGCTTGCCGCGACGCTGGCCTTCCTACTGGGCGACCGTATCCGCGCCTTCGCTGCCGCCCATGCCCGCCCTGTGACGCCCGAAGGCGCGCTCGGCCTTTTTGCTGTCAGCGTCTATGGTGGCTATTTCAACGGCGGTTTGGGCATCGTGTTGCTGGCCCTTTTCGCGCTCTGGGGGATGACCGATCTGCACGGGATGAACGGATTGAAAAACGGGCTGAGCTTTGTGCTTTCGTCGATCTCTGTGGTGGTCTTTGCACTGGCGGGGCTTGTTGCATGGCCGCAAGCGTTGCTGATGATGCTGGCAGCCACGGCAGGCGGTTATGCTGGCGCGCCGCTGGCCCGGGCGCTGCCGAAACAAACGGTGCGCTTGCTGATCGCCGCCATCGGCTTTGGCATGAGCGCGGTCTTCTTCTGGCGGCTTTTCGCAGCCTAG